From Loxodonta africana isolate mLoxAfr1 chromosome 2, mLoxAfr1.hap2, whole genome shotgun sequence, the proteins below share one genomic window:
- the RRP1 gene encoding ribosomal RNA processing protein 1 homolog A, translating into MVSRVQLPPEIQLAQRLAGNEKVTRDRAVKKLRKYIVARTQRAAGGFTHEELLKVWKGLFYCMWMQDKQLLQEELGRTISQLLHAFQTTEAQHLFLQTFWQTMNREWMGIDRLRLDKYYMLMRMVLNESLKALQMRGWEESQCEQLLKLLMTEILHPESQAPHGVKSHFTEIFLEELGKVGAKELTADQNLKFIEPFCRIAARTQDPRDLHNIARGIFETIVEQAPFAIEDLMNELGEQEEGEEEEMSEEGDLSEDGDVEETEQEGEPEMPATKPAEMRRKASIHRPEPEAGEELAEDDRDSAGAMLQFDYEAVANRLFKMASQQNTPSQNRKRLYKVVRKLQDLAAGIFPEDDVPEKVYAYRHEGRLARKMKKRLLKSQLQDKKGRTRGKGGTEKLSPVLSSRAERRKRKGRRPGPDVHPEGAAPREQSRGRGRRGARGSRHRKSGVRAKVAVGAEFQEPKKKKKRIQDRQEVA; encoded by the exons ATGGTTTCACGCGTGCAACTCCCTCCCGAGATCCAGCTTGCGCAGCGTCTGGCGGGCAACGAGAAAGTGACCCGGGACCGGGCGGTGAAGAAGCTCCGGAAATACATCGTGGCCAGGACTCAGCGGGCCGCAG GTGGTTTCACGCATGAGGAGCTGCTGAAGGTGTGGAAAGGACTATTCTACTGCATGTGGATGCAGGACAAGCAGCTCCTGCAG GAGGAACTAGGAAGGACCATTTCCCAGCTTCTCCATGCCTTTCAGACTACAGAGGCAC AGCACCTGTTCCTCCAGACATTCTGGCAAACCATGAACCGCGAATGGATGGGGATCGACAGGCTGCGCCTGGACAAGTACTACATG CTCATGCGGATGGTCCTGAATGAGTCCTTGAAGGCCCTGCAGATGCGTGGCTGGGAGGAAAG TCAGTGCGAGCAGCTGCTGAAACTGCTGATGACCGAGATCCTGCACCCAGAGAGCCAGGCCCCCCATGGGGTGAAGAGCCACTTCACTGAGATATTCCTGGAGGAGCTGGGCAAAGTGGGCGCAAAGGAG CTTACCGCAGACCAGAACCTCAAGTTCATCGAACCCTTCTGCAGAATTGCTGCCAGGACCCAGGA CCCCCGGGATTTACATAACATAGCTCGTGGGATCTTTGAGACCATCGTGGAACAGGCCCCGTTCGCCATCGAAGATCTGATGAATGAGCTGGGTGAGcaggaagagggagaggaggaggagatgtCGGAAGAAGGGGACTTGTCGGAGGACGGCGACGTAGAGGAGACGGAGCAGGAGGGTGAACCAGAGATGCCAGCTACAAAACCAGCTGAGATGCGGCGGAAAG CCTCCATCCATAGGCCTGAACCTGAGGCAGGAGAGGAGCTGGCAGAGGACGACAGGGATAGCGCTGGTGCCATGCTGCAG TTTGACTATGAGGCGGTTGCTAACAGACTCTTCAAAATGGCCAGTCAGCAGAATACCCCTTCCCAGAACAGAAAGCGTCTCTACAAAGTGGTCCGGAA GCTGCAGGACCTTGCTGCAG GCATCTTCCCTGAGGATGACGTCCCCGAGAAAGTCTACGCCTACCGGCATGAAGGGAGGCTGGCAAGGAAGATGAAGAAGCGTTTGCTCAAATCCCAGTTGCAAGACAAGAAAGGGAGGACCCGAG ggaagggtggaacagagaagcTGAGTCCAGTGTTGAGCTCCAGAGctgagaggaggaagaggaagggcaGGAGGCCTGGCCCTGACGTGCATCCTGAGGGGGCTGCACCCCGAGAGCAGAGCAGGGGCCGTGGCAGGCGAGGGGCTCGCGGCAGCAGGCACCGGAAGTCTGGTGTCAGAGCCAAGGTGGCTGTCGGGGCTGAGTTCCAGGaaccaaagaagaaaaagaaacggATCCAGGACAGACAGGAGGTGGCGTAG
- the CSTB gene encoding cystatin-B produces the protein MMCGAPSATQPATAETQEIADKVKAQLEEKENKKFPVFKAVEFKSQVVAGTNYFIKVHVGNDNFVHLRVFQSLPHEDKPPALTSYQTNKAKHDELTYF, from the exons ATGATGTGTGGAGCGCCTTCCGCCACGCAGCCAGCCACCGCCGAGACCCAGGAGATCGCTGACAAG GTCAAGGCCCAGCttgaagagaaggaaaacaagaaGTTCCCTGTGTTTAAGGCTGTGGAGTTCAAGAGTCAAGTGGTCGCTGGGACAAACTATTTTATCAAG GTTCACGTGGGTAATGATAACTTCGTGCATCTGCGAGTATTTCAGAGTCTGCCTCATGAAGACAAGCCCCCGGCTTTGACCAGCTACCAGACCAACAAGGCCAAGCATGACGAACTGACGTATTTTTAA